A stretch of DNA from Shewanella sediminis HAW-EB3:
GCTTCTCGAAGTCGCATAGCCGCCTGATCGAAAGCCGTGCTCTTATTGCCCGCTTCATCCACCATAACCAAATGACACTCAAGCCCGGCAAGTAAAGGCGTATTCATTGCCTTTTCAATCAGCTTCTCACTGGTTGCACTGCCATCAAAGGCAATCATGTAGGAGCTAGGCGTCACAAACGTTTCGCTGACCACTAAGGTATGCGCTTTAATGGAGCGAATAACACTTTCGAGCTGTGAGCCTATGTTTTTACTGGTGCTATGGTCTTCACCCGACTTACCAATCACTAATACCCTTAACTCACTTTCTAAATCGATTAGACTCTCTTGCAGGCTGCCATGACGTTGCAATTTGCTGATCTCTTCGACACCTTTGGCGCGAGCCCACTTCCTAGCGTCTTCAAGCAATTGCTTACCATGCTTAAGGGCGACTCGGCTTCGGGTTTCATCGAGTTCCACCAGCTCATTGAGGAGTTCCTCTTGAGTCCCCAAACCTATCTGCCCTGACAATTCACTCACCACAGGTCTCGTGGTTTTATCGAGTACATGCAGTAAGATAAGGGGGGCGTTAACCTTCTGTGCAACCCAAGCACTGGCTTCGCAGGTTGCCAGAGTCAATTTTGAGCCATCTATACAAGCGACGATATTCTTCATTTGTCTCATCCTATTAGTGTCCAGCCAGTAATTTTTCAACTTCTTCAGGTTTATCGTGCACTCCGAATTTGTCGACGATAGTGCTCGTAGCTTGATTCATACCGATGAGGTTAACTTGCGTCCCCTCTCGGCGGAATTTAATCACCACTTTATCCAATGCAGACACCGCACTCACATCCCAAAAGTGGGCTGCCGACAGATCAATCGTTACCGTCTCTAACACCTCTTTGAAATCGAATGACTCGATAAATTTATCTGATGATGCGAAAAATACTTGCCCGACAACTCGATATTCACGGCTATCACTATTTGCAATATCATCTCTGACCACCATCATACGACTAATCTTATTAGCAAAGAATAGTGAGGCAAGCAGCACACCAATAAACACACCAATGGCTAAATTATGCGTCACGACCACTATGACTACCGTGGCTAGCATAACAATGTTGGTCGACAGTGGATGTTTTTTCAGATCGGTAATTGAACGCCATGAGAAGGTACCGATTGCCACCATAATCATGACCGCCACTAATGCTGCCATTGGGATCTGTTTTAACCAAGGCCCAAGAAATACCACCATAATTAACAGATATATACCCGCCGCTAAAGTGGATAAGCGTCCACGTCCACCGGACTTGATATTGATCATCGATTGACCAATCATGGCACAACCCGCCATACCACCAAGAAAGCCAGTGAACATGTTGGCAATACCTTGACCCTTACACTCGCGATTTTTATCACTCTTGGTATCGGTCAGGTCATCGACAATCGTCGCCGTCATCATTGACTCTAATAAGCCCACCACAGCAAGACCCATGGAATAAGGCAATACAATCAATAAGGTTTCCAGATTTAACGGCACATCGGGCCATAAGAAAATCGGCAAGGTATCAGGTAAATTACCCATATCGCCGACAGTACGCACGTCAATATTAAACAACATGGTAATAGCGGTTAACGCAATAATACAGATCAACGGAGAGGGAATTAATTTGCCGATAATCGGCAGGTATGGAAAGAGATAAATAATACCAAGACCAGCCACTGTCATGGCATACACATGCCAGGTCACATTGGTGAGTTCCGGTAGCTGGGCCATAAAAATCAATATTGCCAGCGCATTAACAAACCCGGTTACCACAGAGCGCGACACAAAACGCATCAAGCTACCCAGTTTTAAGTAACCCGCTAAAATCTGTAGCAGCCCCGTTAACACGGTTGCAGCCAGCAAGTATTCTAAACC
This window harbors:
- a CDS encoding universal stress protein, yielding MKNIVACIDGSKLTLATCEASAWVAQKVNAPLILLHVLDKTTRPVVSELSGQIGLGTQEELLNELVELDETRSRVALKHGKQLLEDARKWARAKGVEEISKLQRHGSLQESLIDLESELRVLVIGKSGEDHSTSKNIGSQLESVIRSIKAHTLVVSETFVTPSSYMIAFDGSATSEKLIEKAMNTPLLAGLECHLVMVDEAGNKSTAFDQAAMRLREAGLSVNENILSGRVDEALLNYQQEQQLDMIVMGAFGHSKLRQFFVGSNTTEVLVKSAVPLLLIR
- a CDS encoding SulP family inorganic anion transporter, translating into MLKNFKTDWMSNIRGDLLAGIVVALALIPEAIAFSIIAGVDPKVGLYASFSISVVIAFTGGRSGMISAATGAMALLMITLVKEHGLEYLLAATVLTGLLQILAGYLKLGSLMRFVSRSVVTGFVNALAILIFMAQLPELTNVTWHVYAMTVAGLGIIYLFPYLPIIGKLIPSPLICIIALTAITMLFNIDVRTVGDMGNLPDTLPIFLWPDVPLNLETLLIVLPYSMGLAVVGLLESMMTATIVDDLTDTKSDKNRECKGQGIANMFTGFLGGMAGCAMIGQSMINIKSGGRGRLSTLAAGIYLLIMVVFLGPWLKQIPMAALVAVMIMVAIGTFSWRSITDLKKHPLSTNIVMLATVVIVVVTHNLAIGVFIGVLLASLFFANKISRMMVVRDDIANSDSREYRVVGQVFFASSDKFIESFDFKEVLETVTIDLSAAHFWDVSAVSALDKVVIKFRREGTQVNLIGMNQATSTIVDKFGVHDKPEEVEKLLAGH